A genomic segment from Desulfovibrio oxyclinae DSM 11498 encodes:
- the hgcA gene encoding mercury methylation corrinoid protein HgcA: protein MNDLKELNDVMFNQPMMAPSSQTEEICUGPQPDPEAGVYERPGYDICGFVEEFMETPAGTVPRISSKIRFKDHFGTFLVRTGFIRTNYRVTPGVHAVGNPGPDSPVIVTANYKLTFDVVRRDLACTDVWLLVIDTRGINVWCAAGKSLFSTDEVIRKIRSSGLEKLVGHRSVILPQLGAPGVAAHEVRKATGFKVKYGPVRSSDLKAFIENGLKTTDDMRAVSFTLKERAELIPIEIVMAWRWILLALLLFVLLGGIGPWGYDVHAAWSRGWDAFLTGLAGFLGGTALAPLLMSRLPGRMFWLHGALLGAIAAACTAFMVASGPGPVLIGTAAGSFMMMNFTGSTPFTSPTGVEHEMKRGIPFQLVTALLGLALWIVMPFITGGA from the coding sequence ATGAATGATCTCAAAGAACTGAACGACGTCATGTTCAATCAGCCAATGATGGCTCCCTCGTCGCAAACGGAAGAAATCTGCTGAGGCCCTCAGCCCGACCCCGAGGCCGGGGTCTACGAACGTCCCGGATACGACATCTGCGGTTTCGTCGAAGAGTTCATGGAAACTCCCGCAGGAACCGTTCCACGCATTTCCTCGAAAATCCGTTTCAAGGACCACTTTGGAACGTTCCTTGTCCGCACGGGCTTTATACGCACCAACTACCGCGTCACGCCGGGCGTCCACGCTGTGGGCAACCCAGGCCCGGACTCTCCGGTGATTGTCACGGCCAATTACAAACTGACCTTCGACGTCGTCCGGCGCGATCTCGCCTGTACCGATGTCTGGCTGTTGGTCATTGACACACGCGGCATCAATGTCTGGTGCGCGGCGGGCAAATCCCTGTTCTCCACGGATGAGGTCATCCGCAAGATACGCTCTTCGGGCCTTGAAAAACTCGTCGGCCACCGTTCGGTCATTCTGCCCCAACTCGGAGCTCCGGGCGTAGCCGCTCATGAAGTGAGAAAGGCCACCGGCTTCAAGGTGAAATACGGCCCCGTCCGATCCTCGGACCTCAAAGCGTTCATCGAAAACGGCCTGAAGACCACGGACGACATGCGCGCCGTATCCTTTACGCTCAAGGAGCGCGCTGAACTGATACCCATTGAAATCGTCATGGCCTGGCGTTGGATTTTGCTTGCCCTGCTCCTCTTTGTGCTGCTGGGCGGAATAGGGCCATGGGGGTATGACGTTCATGCCGCGTGGTCCCGAGGCTGGGATGCGTTTCTAACCGGCCTTGCGGGATTCCTGGGCGGCACGGCGCTGGCCCCCCTGCTCATGTCCCGGCTACCCGGACGCATGTTCTGGCTTCATGGCGCGCTTCTGGGGGCAATCGCTGCAGCGTGCACGGCGTTCATGGTGGCTTCGGGGCCGGGACCGGTGTTGATCGGTACGGCTGCCGGTTCATTCATGATGATGAATTTCACCGGCTCAACGCCGTTCACCTCGCCCACAGGGGTTGAACATGAAATGAAACGGGGCATCCCCTTCCAGCTCGTCACCGCGCTGCTCGGACTCGCGCTCTGGATCGTCATGCCCTTTATCACGGGAGGTGCCTGA
- the hgcB gene encoding mercury methylation ferredoxin HgcB: MKDFRYLEGMATLSLDTQKCVGCGMCLAVCPHEVFRLEDGKVVLADHGACMECGACALNCPVDAVSVTPGVGCASLIIKRWLGIRSSGGCC; the protein is encoded by the coding sequence ATGAAGGATTTTCGCTACCTTGAAGGAATGGCCACACTCAGTCTCGACACGCAAAAATGCGTCGGGTGCGGCATGTGCCTCGCCGTGTGTCCCCATGAGGTTTTCCGGCTGGAAGACGGCAAGGTCGTGCTGGCTGACCACGGAGCGTGCATGGAGTGCGGCGCCTGCGCACTGAACTGCCCGGTGGATGCGGTTTCCGTCACTCCCGGCGTGGGGTGTGCGTCGCTGATCATCAAGCGGTGGCTCGGCATCCGCAGCAGCGGCGGTTGCTGCTGA
- a CDS encoding double-cubane-cluster-containing anaerobic reductase, with amino-acid sequence MSESAYREMWEKLDLDLAAHDGLLEVLGKFYGDIYLSQKGRLNGAEYLDFVLSEVHGLRIKELQDAKAQGKKVIGTFCVFVPEELSLAADAVQVGLCSGADAGKELAEEIVPRNTCALIKSFIGFKLAKLCPFTESCDMIVGETTCDGKKKAYETFGEHVDNMYVMEVPQRKEASDRELWKSEVLRFKDSLEELTGVEITAERLKEGIRIVNEKRRALQRLNALRAAVPTPISGRDVLLVNQISFYDDPVRFTENINKLCDEIEERIAASEGVVPEGTPRVMLSGCPMAVPNWKLPWLIESSGAVIVGEESCIGTRNSRDLVDESGETLEEMLDNIADRYMKIDCACFTPNDERPQNVESMARELDVDGVIQYALMFCQPYTHESIKLDRRLSEAEIPVLGIETDYSMEDAEQLKTRVEAFLEMM; translated from the coding sequence ATGTCCGAGTCCGCGTATCGCGAAATGTGGGAGAAACTGGACCTCGATCTTGCCGCGCATGACGGCCTGCTTGAAGTCCTCGGCAAATTTTACGGCGACATATACCTATCGCAGAAAGGCCGCCTGAACGGCGCAGAATATCTCGACTTCGTCCTTTCAGAAGTCCACGGCCTGCGCATCAAGGAGCTTCAGGATGCCAAGGCGCAGGGAAAGAAGGTCATCGGCACCTTTTGCGTATTCGTACCCGAGGAACTGAGCCTTGCGGCCGACGCGGTGCAGGTCGGCCTGTGTTCCGGCGCGGACGCGGGCAAGGAACTGGCGGAAGAGATCGTCCCGCGCAACACCTGTGCGCTCATCAAGTCCTTCATAGGCTTCAAGCTCGCCAAGCTCTGCCCCTTTACCGAATCCTGCGACATGATCGTGGGCGAGACCACCTGCGACGGCAAGAAAAAAGCCTACGAGACCTTCGGCGAGCACGTGGACAACATGTACGTCATGGAGGTTCCGCAGCGCAAGGAAGCCTCGGACCGCGAGCTTTGGAAATCCGAAGTGCTGCGCTTCAAGGACTCCCTCGAAGAACTGACCGGCGTCGAAATCACCGCTGAACGGCTCAAGGAAGGCATTCGCATCGTCAATGAAAAGCGGCGCGCCCTGCAGCGGCTGAACGCCCTGCGCGCGGCGGTACCCACCCCGATTTCCGGCCGCGACGTGCTTCTGGTCAACCAGATCAGCTTCTATGACGACCCTGTCCGTTTCACCGAAAACATCAACAAGCTCTGCGATGAAATTGAGGAACGCATTGCCGCATCCGAGGGCGTGGTCCCCGAGGGAACCCCGCGCGTCATGCTTTCCGGCTGTCCCATGGCCGTGCCCAACTGGAAGCTGCCCTGGCTCATCGAAAGCTCGGGCGCGGTCATCGTGGGCGAGGAATCCTGCATCGGCACCCGCAACTCTCGCGACCTGGTGGACGAATCCGGTGAAACGCTGGAGGAAATGCTCGACAACATCGCGGACCGTTACATGAAGATCGACTGCGCCTGTTTCACCCCCAACGACGAACGCCCGCAGAATGTGGAATCCATGGCGCGCGAACTCGACGTTGACGGAGTCATTCAGTACGCGCTCATGTTCTGCCAGCCCTACACGCACGAATCCATCAAGCTGGACCGGCGCCTCTCCGAAGCGGAAATCCCGGTGCTTGGCATCGAGACCGACTACTCCATGGAAGACGCGGAACAACTCAAGACGCGCGTGGAAGCGTTTCTGGAGATGATGTAG
- a CDS encoding acyl-CoA dehydratase activase codes for MIAGIDIGSRSMELVLLDDGNIVSQRTLPTTFDPVAQLRKLLADVAPERCMATGYGRELVREAGLPCPVDTVTEIKAHATGAHALHPEAVTVLDIGGQDTKAISLSKAGKVLKFEMNDRCAAGTGKFLEYTAAVFQIPVEEFGEYALMGENAPVINSMCTVFAETEATSLMARGTRPEDIALGLHMSIARRTVNMLRRVGGKLPVAFVGGVARNPCMTSLLRQLLKADGPDLLTPEAPEMTGALGAAMLA; via the coding sequence ATGATCGCAGGCATCGACATCGGTTCCAGATCCATGGAACTGGTTCTGCTGGACGACGGCAACATAGTGTCGCAACGCACGCTGCCCACCACCTTCGATCCTGTGGCGCAGCTGCGAAAATTGCTGGCCGACGTCGCTCCGGAGCGATGCATGGCAACCGGATACGGAAGGGAGCTCGTGCGCGAGGCCGGGCTCCCGTGCCCGGTGGATACCGTCACCGAAATCAAAGCTCACGCCACCGGGGCCCATGCGTTACATCCTGAGGCCGTGACGGTTCTTGACATTGGCGGACAGGATACCAAGGCCATATCCCTGAGCAAGGCCGGAAAGGTGCTCAAGTTCGAAATGAACGACCGGTGCGCCGCCGGAACCGGTAAGTTTCTGGAATACACGGCCGCGGTCTTCCAGATTCCGGTGGAGGAATTCGGGGAGTATGCCCTCATGGGAGAGAACGCCCCGGTCATCAACAGCATGTGTACGGTCTTTGCGGAGACGGAGGCCACGTCCCTTATGGCGCGCGGCACCCGGCCCGAGGACATCGCCCTGGGACTGCACATGTCCATTGCGCGCCGCACCGTGAACATGCTGCGCCGCGTCGGCGGCAAGCTCCCCGTGGCCTTTGTCGGCGGCGTGGCGAGAAATCCCTGTATGACATCGCTTCTGCGCCAGCTTCTGAAAGCTGACGGCCCCGACCTTCTCACCCCCGAGGCTCCGGAGATGACCGGCGCGCTCGGCGCCGCAATGTTGGCCTGA
- a CDS encoding transporter substrate-binding domain-containing protein, translating to MTRFIVCILLTLMMATPVMAEGQPELLVATEGAYPPFNYIDEEGQPAGFDVDIARAICDIMNRDCRIVTAPWEQLLPRLADDEFDMVVASVAKTEERDRIVDFTIPYYRSRSNFVARTGRFPDASRKTFSGKIIVAQRGTVQAEYIRKNYPESELVTADSTKAAFKMLVDGKADVMLSDSLTIYDFLQTPEGRDFDYTGAALPADNVSSHSHIAVNEGDDKLRKEINRAIRLLKAEGLYDRINKRYFPFSIY from the coding sequence ATGACCAGATTCATTGTGTGCATCCTGCTGACACTCATGATGGCGACCCCGGTCATGGCCGAAGGTCAGCCGGAGCTGTTGGTGGCCACCGAGGGCGCCTACCCTCCGTTCAATTACATTGACGAAGAAGGACAGCCTGCCGGGTTTGACGTGGATATCGCACGGGCCATATGCGACATTATGAACCGCGACTGCCGTATCGTCACCGCCCCGTGGGAACAGCTGCTGCCGCGACTGGCTGACGATGAATTCGACATGGTCGTGGCAAGCGTCGCCAAGACCGAGGAGCGAGACCGGATCGTGGACTTCACCATTCCGTACTACCGCTCCCGCAGCAATTTCGTCGCCCGAACAGGACGCTTTCCCGACGCCTCACGAAAGACGTTTTCCGGCAAAATCATTGTGGCTCAGCGAGGTACCGTTCAGGCCGAGTACATCCGCAAGAACTACCCCGAAAGCGAGTTGGTGACCGCTGACAGCACCAAAGCGGCCTTCAAGATGCTGGTGGACGGCAAGGCCGACGTCATGCTCAGCGACAGCCTCACCATTTACGACTTTCTCCAAACGCCCGAAGGTCGGGATTTCGACTACACCGGGGCCGCCCTGCCTGCGGACAACGTCTCCAGCCATTCGCACATCGCCGTGAACGAAGGAGACGACAAACTTCGTAAAGAGATCAACCGCGCCATCCGACTGCTCAAGGCAGAGGGACTTTACGACAGAATCAACAAACGCTATTTTCCTTTCAGCATCTACTAG
- a CDS encoding ATP-binding protein codes for MSEQTQDQTFKRARHGLMPIAMRYLSLICLLMILTGLLIGHALFSIHTLSEDTRDNVLKSVSDNLRTAVNLERLSRFAQILYRSDDPEERRRYMLAAHVLSQDATFDGTPSMASIAHSVATRMRTIHALRGEQHELMTHAADSFEEFERMSGGRDRTPALKLGLKALRTQDSEDLAIIAEKLMLQTESDSPELDPKQATPLRTMVKHLRESAALGGRIDEMWTEISSTLDTNVGKISTRTVSTASDRFTVIAEKSKQTLAIGAACFLIILAGLGMVVLLVRRDILRPILNSVTILDQVQRGDIPERFPGARLRELDDIGSSVERSARLVRQIAERTDELERTNAALVREISEHRKTEAQLQKAMAKAEAAGRAKSDFLAGMSHEIRTPMNTILGMADLMLETDLTDRQLKYITTFKTSSHLLMGILNDILDFSKIESGQLELERHAFEPDRRIWELTRGIAQKAEAKGVDFRLNIADGVPEVVIGDSGRTSQILINLLDNAVKFTEEGYVSLTVEARPGRDADGVNLCFTISDTGIGISEEKQELIFGRFTQADASTTRKYGGSGLGLSISRALTELMGGSMSVLSTEGEGTTFQFTVPYVKGSRKDIPDERQKDRTQKLEKVLQQRDLSMLIAEDSDNNRALIELFLQNSVKRIDFAENGADAVALFRTGKYDAVLMDIQMPELDGYGATRMIRALEDDEGRSRTPIIALTANAMDQDRLRCLEVGCDHYLSKPVRKAALLEAIIDALD; via the coding sequence ATGAGCGAACAGACACAGGATCAGACTTTCAAACGCGCACGGCACGGGCTCATGCCCATCGCCATGCGCTATCTGTCCCTCATCTGCCTGCTGATGATCCTCACCGGTCTGCTGATCGGACACGCCCTTTTCTCCATCCACACACTCTCCGAAGACACGCGGGACAACGTGCTCAAATCTGTTTCGGACAATCTGCGCACCGCAGTCAATCTGGAACGTTTGTCACGATTCGCCCAGATACTTTACCGCAGCGACGATCCCGAGGAACGGCGCCGGTACATGCTCGCGGCTCATGTCCTTTCACAGGATGCCACCTTCGACGGCACGCCTTCCATGGCTTCCATAGCCCATTCGGTCGCCACAAGGATGCGCACCATCCATGCCCTGCGTGGCGAACAACACGAGCTCATGACCCATGCAGCTGATAGTTTTGAGGAATTTGAACGCATGTCGGGCGGACGCGATCGCACCCCGGCCCTCAAATTGGGCCTCAAGGCGCTGCGCACACAGGACTCCGAAGACCTCGCCATAATAGCTGAAAAGCTCATGCTTCAGACGGAGTCAGACAGCCCCGAGCTCGATCCGAAACAGGCTACCCCGCTTCGCACCATGGTGAAGCATCTTCGAGAGAGTGCCGCTCTGGGTGGCCGCATAGACGAGATGTGGACCGAAATATCTTCCACTCTGGACACCAATGTCGGGAAAATATCCACCCGCACGGTCAGCACGGCCTCGGACCGGTTCACGGTCATTGCTGAAAAATCAAAACAGACCTTGGCCATAGGAGCCGCGTGTTTTCTGATTATTCTCGCCGGACTCGGCATGGTCGTCCTGCTTGTACGGCGGGACATTCTGCGTCCCATCCTCAATTCTGTGACCATTCTCGATCAGGTCCAGCGAGGCGACATCCCGGAGCGTTTTCCGGGCGCCCGTCTGAGGGAACTGGATGACATAGGCTCTTCCGTGGAACGCTCCGCAAGGTTGGTCAGACAGATCGCTGAACGCACCGACGAGCTTGAGCGCACCAATGCGGCCCTGGTCCGGGAGATTTCCGAACACCGAAAGACCGAGGCGCAACTGCAAAAAGCCATGGCCAAAGCCGAGGCGGCCGGACGCGCCAAAAGCGATTTCCTTGCGGGCATGAGCCACGAGATTCGCACCCCCATGAACACCATCCTTGGCATGGCCGACCTGATGCTCGAAACCGATCTCACGGACCGCCAACTCAAGTACATCACCACCTTCAAGACTTCCAGCCATCTGTTGATGGGCATCCTTAACGACATCCTCGACTTTTCCAAAATCGAGTCCGGGCAGCTAGAGCTTGAAAGACATGCGTTCGAGCCGGACAGGCGGATATGGGAACTCACGCGCGGCATCGCCCAGAAGGCCGAAGCCAAAGGCGTGGATTTCCGTTTGAACATCGCGGATGGCGTGCCCGAAGTCGTCATCGGCGACAGTGGCAGGACCAGCCAGATACTCATCAACCTGCTCGACAACGCGGTGAAGTTCACAGAAGAAGGCTACGTTTCCCTCACGGTGGAAGCCCGCCCGGGCCGGGACGCGGACGGGGTGAATCTGTGCTTCACTATCAGCGATACGGGCATCGGCATTTCCGAGGAAAAACAGGAACTCATCTTCGGCAGGTTCACACAGGCGGACGCCTCGACAACCCGTAAATACGGCGGCTCCGGGCTGGGGCTGAGCATATCCCGCGCCCTGACGGAATTGATGGGTGGCAGCATGAGCGTGCTTTCCACCGAGGGTGAAGGAACAACCTTCCAGTTCACGGTTCCCTATGTGAAAGGCAGTCGAAAGGACATCCCCGACGAACGCCAAAAGGACCGGACCCAGAAACTGGAAAAGGTGCTGCAACAGCGCGATCTGAGCATGCTCATTGCCGAAGACTCAGACAACAACCGCGCGCTCATTGAGCTTTTCCTGCAAAACAGCGTGAAACGGATCGACTTCGCCGAAAACGGTGCCGACGCCGTGGCCCTGTTCCGCACCGGGAAATACGACGCGGTGCTCATGGACATTCAGATGCCCGAACTTGACGGGTACGGTGCAACACGCATGATCCGCGCACTCGAAGACGACGAGGGCCGATCGCGGACTCCCATCATCGCGCTGACAGCCAACGCCATGGATCAGGACCGGCTGCGCTGCCTCGAAGTCGGCTGTGACCACTACCTCTCCAAGCCGGTGCGCAAAGCCGCTCTGCTGGAAGCCATCATAGACGCCCTCGACTAG
- a CDS encoding iron-containing alcohol dehydrogenase, producing the protein MHFNFRTPGRILFGAGTASELPSIVSSFGKRVCVVTGSSPQRHDDLTNALMESGAQVLVQPTQGEPDTDAVAALCEKVREFGAQALVGIGGGSVIDAAKAVSALAANPGDMFEHLEVVGKGEPITRKPLPLIAIPTTSGTGAEVTANAVLLSREHGVKVSLRSPMMIPEVALVDPELAVEMPPGVTASTGMDALTQLLEALVSRKATPMTDALCRDGLARAAAALPDAWHDPEDMEAREDMAYAAMLSGIALANAGLGAVHGFAAPIGGRFEAPHGAVCAALLPHVMRANIEALRERDSGSDRLAAYAGAAWLLCRTADATVDDGVSAVAELCGELEIPGLSAYGMGKQDIEPMVEAAAAASSMRGNPVDLTRDELRKILENAL; encoded by the coding sequence ATGCATTTCAACTTTCGAACACCGGGCAGAATTCTCTTCGGAGCCGGGACCGCATCGGAACTGCCGTCCATAGTCTCCTCATTTGGCAAGCGTGTCTGTGTGGTGACGGGATCCTCGCCCCAACGGCACGATGACCTGACGAATGCGTTGATGGAGTCAGGCGCGCAGGTATTGGTTCAGCCGACGCAGGGAGAGCCGGATACGGATGCGGTTGCCGCATTGTGTGAGAAGGTCCGGGAGTTCGGGGCACAGGCACTGGTTGGCATCGGTGGCGGCAGTGTTATTGACGCTGCCAAGGCAGTGTCCGCGCTGGCTGCCAACCCCGGTGATATGTTCGAGCATCTCGAAGTGGTCGGGAAGGGGGAGCCGATTACAAGGAAGCCGCTTCCGCTCATCGCCATTCCTACAACGTCCGGCACCGGGGCAGAGGTTACCGCCAACGCCGTTCTGCTTTCGCGGGAACACGGGGTGAAGGTCAGCCTGCGTTCGCCCATGATGATTCCCGAGGTGGCGCTGGTGGATCCGGAGCTGGCCGTGGAAATGCCCCCCGGAGTCACGGCTTCCACCGGAATGGACGCGCTGACGCAGTTGCTTGAGGCGCTCGTGTCTCGCAAGGCGACCCCCATGACCGACGCCCTCTGCCGCGACGGTCTCGCGCGGGCAGCCGCGGCGTTGCCCGATGCATGGCATGATCCCGAAGACATGGAGGCCCGGGAGGATATGGCGTATGCGGCCATGCTTTCCGGCATTGCGTTGGCTAACGCCGGACTCGGAGCGGTGCACGGATTTGCCGCGCCGATCGGTGGACGCTTCGAAGCGCCGCACGGTGCCGTGTGCGCCGCGCTTCTGCCGCATGTCATGAGGGCCAATATCGAGGCGCTTCGAGAGCGCGATTCAGGCTCGGACAGGCTTGCCGCCTATGCCGGAGCCGCCTGGCTGCTTTGCCGAACGGCCGACGCCACCGTGGACGACGGTGTGAGCGCGGTTGCCGAGCTGTGCGGGGAATTGGAGATTCCGGGCCTTTCCGCCTACGGAATGGGAAAGCAGGATATCGAGCCGATGGTGGAGGCCGCTGCGGCAGCCAGCAGTATGCGCGGCAATCCTGTGGATCTTACCCGCGATGAACTCAGGAAGATTCTGGAGAACGCGCTCTAG
- a CDS encoding GAK system XXXCH domain-containing protein yields MSNKTERYMTREKFPELLRELADILEGKTPEDLECPSDFRKFKLKAKECYGRLEVKLKVNDDMEACTLREEGEAPTESVPAASDEESGKTKKPSYEKLKERMKRSFRMIFRMIHDDEIPPRAAVEEFLRDSALMVTYPGYGDEYYEEYSRVCSAFSEAFEAQDLAALHETVDQLQDLKSHCHARYD; encoded by the coding sequence ATGTCCAACAAGACCGAACGATACATGACCCGCGAAAAGTTCCCTGAACTGCTGCGCGAACTGGCCGACATCCTTGAAGGCAAAACTCCCGAAGACCTCGAATGTCCCTCGGACTTTCGCAAATTCAAGCTGAAAGCCAAGGAGTGCTACGGACGGCTGGAAGTCAAGCTGAAGGTCAACGACGACATGGAAGCCTGCACCCTTCGTGAAGAGGGTGAGGCTCCGACCGAATCAGTTCCAGCCGCATCCGACGAGGAATCCGGGAAAACGAAGAAGCCTTCTTACGAAAAGCTCAAGGAGCGTATGAAACGCAGCTTCAGGATGATCTTTCGCATGATCCACGACGACGAGATTCCCCCGCGCGCTGCGGTGGAGGAATTCCTGCGCGATTCTGCGTTGATGGTCACCTATCCCGGCTACGGGGATGAGTACTACGAGGAATACAGCCGCGTCTGCAGCGCATTTTCCGAAGCCTTCGAGGCGCAGGACCTGGCCGCATTGCACGAGACCGTGGACCAGCTTCAGGACCTCAAGAGCCACTGCCACGCCAGATACGACTAA
- a CDS encoding PilZ domain-containing protein, translating into METLLADLQRYVDGPLAEMLTSMFGLEDPAQARVLLAGALAAVALALLLLAWLLMRPGRRRNGGRVEDIPSRLSSKGAVLDMLDAAGRDVAVRCVITRAGRRKLQCDIVESSGSTPQEGEAATLLFAPATAGGSKTNSFSATVSKSDSDRLVLEAPHSFGYVKRREHVRKRVMDQQFIRVRLWVSSRDSDFPFQDAQPDVGVNSYAQDDSGHEANTVINISNGGMALSVRNQNLPPTCISGVPVVMNIFLFNFREKEFIPYWCSGEIRSMEGGDNGYTRIGIAFNGSGTPRDDGCVDWDTGNSYPPSVR; encoded by the coding sequence ATGGAAACCTTACTTGCCGACCTCCAGCGATACGTTGACGGCCCTCTGGCCGAGATGCTGACTTCCATGTTCGGGCTTGAAGATCCCGCACAGGCCCGGGTGTTGCTGGCCGGTGCGCTGGCGGCCGTCGCGCTGGCGCTGCTGCTGCTCGCGTGGCTTTTGATGCGGCCGGGCAGACGCAGGAACGGCGGGCGTGTCGAAGATATCCCTTCGCGTTTGAGCAGCAAGGGGGCGGTGCTGGACATGCTGGACGCAGCGGGACGCGACGTGGCCGTTCGCTGCGTGATTACTCGCGCCGGACGACGCAAGCTCCAGTGCGACATCGTGGAAAGCAGTGGCAGCACGCCGCAGGAAGGGGAGGCCGCGACGCTTCTCTTTGCCCCCGCCACCGCCGGCGGCAGCAAGACCAACTCATTCAGCGCCACCGTGAGCAAAAGCGATTCCGACAGGCTCGTGCTGGAGGCGCCTCACTCATTCGGATACGTCAAGCGGCGCGAGCACGTGCGCAAACGTGTCATGGACCAGCAGTTCATCCGCGTGCGGCTCTGGGTTTCCAGCAGGGATTCCGATTTTCCGTTTCAGGATGCGCAACCCGACGTGGGCGTGAATTCCTATGCGCAGGACGACTCCGGCCATGAAGCCAATACGGTGATCAACATCTCCAACGGCGGCATGGCGCTGTCGGTGCGGAATCAGAACCTTCCGCCCACCTGCATCAGCGGCGTGCCAGTGGTGATGAACATTTTTCTGTTCAATTTCCGCGAAAAGGAATTCATTCCGTACTGGTGCTCCGGAGAAATCAGGAGCATGGAAGGTGGCGACAATGGCTATACCCGCATTGGAATAGCGTTCAACGGCAGCGGTACGCCGCGGGATGACGGCTGCGTGGATTGGGATACAGGAAATTCATATCCGCCTTCCGTTCGCTGA
- a CDS encoding murein transglycosylase domain-containing protein: MVLLALLCTSCSRGDAIRLATAAASGNVAAAAEGFARSKAVSYAVNPTALVGDVKRFGELLEAFRKAVSGEWGEDVREPQPKVYVKYTQAFKSRAIVDFDAGFVRVETVDSESPRESLRQAVVTTLLTPDDPRSVDLYDAGEVRLGGVPFLYNEVLDHDGKPIRWEWRAGRYADHLLDTALRTRSADGKQVRYVEFKMVSDHLKVRARKYRELVRANAERFGVSRNLVYAIMKVESDFNPFAVSHAMAVGLMQVVPATAGSDVYRYLNGSKGQPTMQQLYRAPLNITYGTCYLHLLQTRYLSRIADPVTREYCVIAGYNGGAGNVLRTFDSNRENAYDRINGLKPGTVYRRLVNDHPHAETRRYLQKVMAAKKEFVNFR; this comes from the coding sequence GTGGTTCTGCTCGCGCTGCTGTGCACCTCCTGTTCCCGTGGTGACGCCATCCGATTGGCCACGGCGGCGGCATCGGGCAATGTGGCTGCCGCGGCGGAAGGTTTTGCGCGATCCAAGGCCGTCTCCTACGCCGTGAATCCTACGGCGCTTGTCGGGGACGTGAAGCGTTTCGGGGAATTGCTCGAAGCGTTCAGAAAAGCGGTGTCCGGCGAGTGGGGTGAGGATGTCCGCGAACCGCAGCCCAAGGTCTATGTCAAATACACGCAGGCGTTCAAATCCAGAGCCATCGTGGATTTCGACGCCGGGTTCGTACGGGTAGAGACCGTCGATTCCGAATCGCCCCGAGAGAGTCTGCGGCAGGCCGTGGTGACCACACTGCTGACTCCGGATGACCCGAGGTCCGTGGATTTGTACGACGCGGGAGAGGTGCGGCTCGGCGGAGTTCCTTTTCTTTACAACGAAGTACTGGACCACGACGGCAAACCCATCCGCTGGGAATGGCGCGCGGGACGGTATGCGGACCATCTTCTGGATACAGCCCTCAGGACCCGGAGTGCGGACGGCAAGCAGGTCCGTTATGTGGAATTCAAAATGGTCTCCGACCACCTCAAGGTCCGGGCGCGCAAGTACAGGGAGTTGGTTCGGGCGAATGCCGAACGGTTCGGCGTGAGCCGCAACCTCGTATACGCCATCATGAAGGTGGAGTCAGACTTCAACCCGTTTGCCGTGAGCCACGCCATGGCCGTTGGGCTGATGCAGGTAGTACCCGCCACCGCCGGGAGCGACGTTTACCGTTATCTCAATGGCAGCAAGGGACAGCCCACCATGCAGCAGCTCTATCGCGCGCCGCTTAACATTACTTACGGTACCTGCTATCTGCACCTGCTGCAGACGCGTTATCTTTCCCGGATTGCCGATCCCGTCACGCGGGAATACTGTGTCATTGCCGGTTATAACGGCGGCGCGGGCAATGTGTTGCGTACTTTCGACAGCAACCGCGAAAACGCGTATGACAGAATCAACGGCTTGAAGCCCGGAACGGTCTACCGCAGGCTGGTGAACGATCACCCCCACGCGGAAACGCGCCGCTATCTCCAGAAAGTGATGGCGGCCAAAAAGGAATTCGTCAATTTCAGATAA
- a CDS encoding Hpt domain-containing protein, which translates to MKVTEQVSEELRPLIDRFMHNSRTDLDELRRAMSEGDLETVERLGHNAKGAGYGYGFDGLGEIGKRIEQAAKDRRLEEISTEIEKLDEYLNEVTISFVPE; encoded by the coding sequence ATGAAAGTCACGGAACAGGTCAGCGAAGAATTGCGTCCTCTCATAGACCGTTTCATGCACAATTCGCGCACTGATCTTGATGAATTGCGCCGGGCCATGAGCGAGGGAGACCTCGAAACCGTGGAACGGCTGGGCCACAATGCCAAAGGTGCCGGATACGGATACGGTTTCGATGGCCTCGGGGAAATCGGCAAGCGGATCGAGCAGGCGGCCAAGGATCGACGACTTGAAGAAATTTCAACAGAAATTGAGAAGCTTGACGAATACCTGAACGAGGTGACGATCTCGTTCGTGCCGGAATAA